A stretch of Rhodoferax potami DNA encodes these proteins:
- a CDS encoding UDP-2,3-diacylglucosamine diphosphatase, translating into MELIAQPHWRRVDFISDLHLHSSEPQTHAVWARYMRDTKADALFILGDLFEVWVGDDTLTDAQSFESACVSTIRSTAARIPVYCIVGNRDFLLSQTFSAAAQAQLLPDPTTLTFASHRIVLTHGDAWCVDDVDYQAFRRTVRSADWQANFLKRPLPERRAIASDIRLQSEKKKEVASYADVDHSVAQEALASADATYLIHGHTHKPATHEMEHGTQRWVLSDWHIQGKASDRAEVLRLELQPISDSLMWTRLAPHNAC; encoded by the coding sequence GTGGAACTGATTGCACAGCCCCACTGGCGGCGGGTGGATTTCATCTCGGATCTCCACCTGCACTCCAGCGAGCCCCAAACACACGCAGTTTGGGCCCGCTATATGCGGGACACCAAAGCAGACGCACTCTTCATCCTCGGCGATTTGTTCGAAGTCTGGGTGGGCGATGACACCCTCACGGATGCACAGAGTTTTGAGTCTGCTTGTGTATCGACTATTCGCAGCACCGCAGCGCGGATACCGGTGTATTGCATCGTCGGTAATCGCGATTTTTTGCTCAGCCAAACGTTCTCTGCTGCGGCACAAGCTCAGCTCTTGCCCGACCCTACTACGCTGACTTTCGCATCTCACCGGATTGTGTTGACCCATGGAGATGCTTGGTGTGTGGATGATGTGGATTACCAAGCATTCCGCCGCACCGTAAGGTCTGCCGACTGGCAAGCCAACTTTCTGAAGCGCCCGCTACCGGAACGCAGGGCCATCGCGAGCGACATCAGATTGCAGAGTGAAAAAAAGAAAGAAGTGGCCAGCTACGCAGATGTGGACCACTCCGTAGCGCAAGAGGCGCTCGCGTCCGCCGACGCAACCTATCTCATCCACGGCCACACGCACAAGCCTGCGACCCACGAAATGGAACACGGAACACAGCGCTGGGTCCTGAGCGACTGGCACATCCAGGGGAAAGCTAGTGACAGAGCAGAGGTGCTGAGGCTAGAGCTGCAGCCGATCTCGGACTCGCTCATGTGGACCCGCCTCGCCCCGCACAACGCCTGCTGA
- a CDS encoding L,D-transpeptidase family protein encodes MFDSLLRTLKSNVPHIRAFLWTLPLFAAGLGLYPGDASANPVKTIPAQKPAVSPASKNPAKDDTGAAEARLIEVYGLIGRGENRSALLKAERLAADFPTFQLAQLVYGDLLASRVRQVTTLGDVPPAMAKSASEALKELREESSKRVKALKERPPTGMVPAQFLQLAPTTRHAIAVDASRSRLYLFENAGNGLTLIADYYISVGKAGISKAVEGDQRTPLGVYYITSNLDPKTLKDFYGSGALPINYPNVLDTKRGKTGSGIWLHGTPPTQFARAPLATDGCIVLANPDLERIIKTVAIRATPVVIAPQLQWVPAVNAKNAAKGFESALLAWRNAKTGGNVQQVLSFYTPDFNSNGKTLQQWTPLLRGEMEKIRGRTIQLKDVSYLHWIDSNETMVTTFGEVAEGSRIGWTKRQYWSYQNGQWKIFYEGIL; translated from the coding sequence GTGTTCGATAGCCTTTTGCGCACATTGAAATCCAATGTGCCCCATATCCGCGCCTTTCTGTGGACCCTCCCGTTGTTTGCCGCAGGACTGGGTTTGTATCCAGGCGATGCATCGGCAAATCCTGTTAAGACTATTCCGGCCCAAAAGCCGGCAGTTAGCCCAGCTTCTAAAAATCCTGCCAAGGACGACACTGGCGCTGCAGAAGCACGGCTGATTGAGGTCTACGGCCTCATAGGGCGGGGTGAAAATCGGTCGGCGCTTCTTAAAGCAGAACGCCTTGCGGCCGACTTCCCCACTTTCCAGCTTGCACAACTGGTCTACGGCGACCTGCTGGCTTCACGGGTACGGCAGGTGACCACGCTGGGCGACGTTCCGCCTGCGATGGCCAAAAGCGCGAGCGAAGCGCTCAAAGAACTGCGTGAGGAATCCAGCAAGCGGGTGAAGGCGCTGAAAGAACGGCCACCGACAGGCATGGTTCCTGCGCAGTTTCTGCAACTCGCTCCGACCACCCGCCACGCGATTGCAGTCGACGCCTCCCGGTCACGCCTGTATTTGTTTGAGAACGCAGGGAACGGCTTAACGCTGATTGCGGACTATTACATTTCTGTCGGAAAAGCGGGAATCTCCAAAGCCGTAGAGGGTGACCAGAGAACGCCTTTAGGCGTCTACTACATCACCAGCAATTTGGACCCCAAGACACTCAAAGACTTTTACGGGTCCGGTGCTCTCCCCATCAACTATCCGAATGTTTTGGATACGAAACGCGGGAAAACCGGCAGTGGCATCTGGCTGCATGGAACCCCGCCCACCCAGTTCGCCCGTGCCCCCCTGGCAACGGATGGCTGTATCGTCCTTGCAAATCCGGACTTGGAGCGCATCATCAAAACAGTCGCGATCCGGGCAACACCGGTCGTCATCGCGCCGCAACTGCAATGGGTGCCGGCAGTGAACGCAAAAAACGCCGCGAAGGGATTTGAAAGTGCCCTTCTCGCCTGGCGCAATGCGAAAACCGGCGGCAATGTACAGCAGGTGCTGAGTTTCTACACCCCGGACTTCAACAGCAACGGGAAAACGCTCCAGCAATGGACTCCTTTGTTGCGCGGAGAGATGGAAAAAATCAGGGGAAGAACGATCCAGCTAAAGGATGTCTCTTACCTCCACTGGATTGATAGCAACGAAACCATGGTGACCACCTTCGGCGAGGTGGCCGAAGGCTCCCGTATTGGCTGGACAAAGCGGCAGTACTGGAGCTACCAGAATGGTCAATGGAAAATTTTTTACGAAGGAATACTCTGA
- a CDS encoding L,D-transpeptidase Cds6 family protein, translating into MKQAPSPLFSAIRWVALAATLSFGVAHADDYTDVAQLVRNGKLPEAMAKADQYLAAKPRDPQMRFLKGVIQRDSGKNTEAIATFTRLTEDYPELPEPYNNLAVLYAGQSQFDKARTALEMAIRTNPSYTTAHENLGDVYAKLASQAYGKALQLDANNAAVPPKLALIRELFNPATSKGQRPASTLSTPAPAAPPPVAAPAKPAPEPVASKPATPAVSAANATPAQTATAAAAPAAQPKAEPASGTDARKDVETAIRNWAKAWAARDMKGYLSAYGRDFDTPGGVKRSAWEEERRQRITGKSKITVTVSNLNITVNGSKATAKFRQDYKANELAVSSRKVLELTKTGDRWLIVRESVGN; encoded by the coding sequence ATGAAGCAAGCCCCATCCCCGCTTTTTTCCGCAATCCGCTGGGTTGCACTGGCCGCTACCTTGTCGTTTGGAGTAGCCCATGCCGACGACTACACAGATGTTGCGCAACTGGTGCGCAATGGAAAGCTCCCGGAGGCCATGGCCAAGGCGGATCAGTATCTTGCAGCCAAGCCCCGTGACCCACAAATGCGCTTCCTGAAGGGCGTGATCCAACGTGATTCCGGCAAAAACACCGAGGCGATCGCAACCTTCACACGGTTAACTGAAGACTATCCTGAGCTCCCGGAGCCCTATAACAACTTGGCAGTCCTGTACGCCGGTCAAAGTCAATTTGACAAAGCGCGTACGGCCCTTGAAATGGCGATCCGCACCAACCCCAGCTACACCACGGCCCACGAGAACCTGGGGGATGTGTATGCCAAGTTGGCTAGCCAAGCGTACGGGAAAGCATTGCAACTCGATGCGAACAACGCGGCGGTGCCGCCAAAGCTCGCTCTGATCCGCGAACTGTTTAATCCGGCTACATCCAAAGGCCAGCGTCCGGCGTCAACACTGTCTACCCCGGCACCCGCGGCGCCTCCACCCGTGGCAGCGCCGGCAAAGCCGGCCCCAGAGCCTGTAGCCAGCAAGCCCGCAACCCCCGCTGTGTCGGCAGCGAACGCAACACCGGCGCAGACGGCAACAGCGGCAGCCGCCCCTGCTGCCCAACCTAAAGCCGAACCAGCATCAGGTACCGATGCACGCAAAGACGTCGAAACTGCTATACGGAATTGGGCGAAAGCGTGGGCTGCCCGCGATATGAAAGGCTACTTGTCAGCCTACGGACGGGACTTCGATACACCGGGTGGTGTGAAGCGGTCTGCCTGGGAAGAAGAGCGTCGCCAACGCATTACCGGAAAGTCAAAAATCACGGTTACGGTCAGCAACCTCAACATCACTGTTAACGGCTCGAAGGCGACCGCGAAATTTCGCCAAGATTACAAAGCCAACGAGCTGGCAGTGTCCAGCCGGAAAGTTCTGGAGCTCACCAAAACTGGTGATCGCTGGCTGATTGTTCGCGAATCTGTTGGCAACTGA
- a CDS encoding peptidylprolyl isomerase, whose amino-acid sequence MHVWIQRGLKALTVCTALLLQQAAVAQDVAPKVVFQTTQGNFTVEVYPDKSPKTVENFLRYVKDKHYNGTVFHRVIPNFMVQGGGFTANMQQKTTRDPIPLEANNGLKNDRGTIAMARTANPQSATAQFFINVVDNQNLNAPRPDGHGYAVFGKVVQGMDVIDKIRGVPTTNAGMYQDVPQTPVVINSATLAP is encoded by the coding sequence ATGCACGTGTGGATTCAACGAGGACTCAAGGCCCTGACCGTTTGCACCGCCCTGCTCTTGCAACAAGCAGCGGTGGCGCAGGATGTTGCCCCTAAAGTCGTGTTTCAAACGACCCAAGGCAATTTCACGGTGGAGGTTTATCCAGACAAGTCACCCAAGACCGTCGAAAACTTTCTGCGGTATGTGAAAGACAAGCATTACAACGGCACTGTCTTTCACCGCGTTATCCCCAATTTCATGGTGCAAGGCGGCGGCTTTACGGCCAATATGCAGCAAAAAACGACCCGGGACCCGATCCCCCTGGAAGCCAACAACGGTTTGAAGAATGACCGGGGCACTATCGCGATGGCGCGCACAGCCAACCCGCAAAGCGCGACCGCGCAGTTCTTTATCAATGTGGTGGACAATCAAAACCTGAATGCACCTCGCCCTGATGGCCATGGCTATGCTGTTTTCGGCAAAGTCGTCCAGGGCATGGATGTGATTGACAAAATTCGTGGTGTTCCGACCACCAATGCAGGCATGTACCAAGATGTGCCACAAACCCCTGTCGTTATCAACTCGGCCACTTTGGCCCCTTAA
- a CDS encoding peptidylprolyl isomerase, which produces MSNPQVELHITGYGVITIELDQEKAPKSSANFLAYVNKGHYNNTIFHRVIPGFMIQGGGMEPGMAQKPTDAPIENEANNGLKNSTYTLAMARTGDPHSATAQFFINVADNGFLNHTAPSMQGWGYAVFGKVIAGSEVVDKIKAVKTGKKGFHDDVPKEDVIIEKAVAL; this is translated from the coding sequence ATGAGCAATCCTCAAGTCGAACTCCACATCACCGGCTACGGCGTTATCACCATCGAGCTGGACCAAGAGAAAGCCCCCAAGTCCAGCGCCAACTTTTTGGCGTATGTGAACAAAGGCCACTACAACAACACGATTTTCCACCGCGTGATTCCGGGCTTCATGATCCAGGGCGGCGGCATGGAGCCGGGAATGGCCCAGAAGCCAACCGACGCTCCCATCGAAAATGAAGCCAACAATGGCTTGAAGAATTCGACGTACACCCTGGCTATGGCGCGCACTGGCGACCCGCACTCTGCGACTGCACAGTTCTTTATTAACGTCGCGGATAACGGCTTCCTGAACCACACCGCACCCAGCATGCAAGGCTGGGGCTACGCTGTGTTCGGCAAAGTGATCGCCGGCTCTGAAGTGGTTGACAAAATCAAGGCTGTCAAAACCGGCAAAAAAGGCTTCCATGATGACGTGCCTAAAGAGGACGTGATCATCGAAAAAGCCGTGGCGCTGTAA
- the cysS gene encoding cysteine--tRNA ligase, whose amino-acid sequence MSLRIFNTLTRSLQPFTPLEPGHVRMYVCGMTIYDLCHIGHARMMMAFDVVQRWLKASDLKVTYVRNITDIDDKIIRRALERGITIRQLTDEMIEAMHADIGALRIEAPTVEPRATEYVPQMLSLIGELEAKGLAYRSGNGDMNYSVRKFEGYGKLSGKSLDELRAGERVAVQDGKEDPLDFVLWKSAKPEEPPEAKWESTFGTGRPGWHIECSAMSCATLGKTFDIHGGGADLQFPHHENEIAQSEGAHGQPLAQFWMHNGFVRVDNEKMSKSLGNFFTIRDVLKQYDAETVRFFIVRAHYRSALNYSDAHLDDARQALKRLYTALTVAAPLDMAIDWANPFAARFKAAMDEDFGTPEAIAVLFDLAGEVNRTRSVESASLLKALGGCIGLLQADAKAYLQSGAGLDEATIAQRIAERAAAKAAKDFALADTIRKELLAQGIVLKDSAAGTTWEAAA is encoded by the coding sequence ATGAGTTTGCGCATTTTCAACACGCTTACGCGTTCGTTGCAACCCTTCACTCCTCTTGAGCCCGGTCACGTGCGCATGTATGTCTGTGGCATGACGATCTATGACCTGTGTCATATCGGTCACGCACGGATGATGATGGCTTTTGATGTGGTTCAGCGGTGGCTGAAGGCCAGCGATTTGAAGGTGACGTATGTGCGAAACATCACAGACATCGATGACAAGATCATCAGGCGTGCTCTGGAGCGCGGCATCACGATCCGCCAGTTGACTGATGAAATGATCGAAGCCATGCATGCCGACATCGGCGCGCTGCGCATTGAGGCGCCTACGGTGGAGCCTCGCGCCACTGAATATGTGCCGCAAATGCTGTCACTGATTGGCGAGCTGGAGGCCAAGGGCTTGGCTTACCGCTCGGGCAATGGCGATATGAATTACTCCGTCCGCAAGTTTGAAGGCTACGGAAAGCTGTCCGGCAAGTCTCTGGATGAACTGCGCGCCGGTGAGCGAGTGGCGGTTCAAGACGGAAAAGAAGACCCCTTGGACTTTGTGCTCTGGAAGTCTGCCAAACCCGAAGAGCCACCTGAGGCGAAGTGGGAGAGTACTTTTGGTACAGGCCGACCCGGTTGGCATATTGAATGCTCGGCCATGAGCTGCGCCACGTTGGGCAAGACCTTTGATATTCACGGTGGCGGCGCGGACTTGCAGTTCCCCCACCACGAAAATGAAATTGCGCAAAGCGAAGGCGCCCACGGCCAGCCGCTGGCGCAGTTTTGGATGCACAACGGCTTTGTGCGCGTGGACAACGAAAAGATGAGCAAGTCGCTCGGAAACTTCTTCACCATCCGCGACGTCTTGAAGCAATACGATGCTGAAACCGTTCGCTTTTTCATCGTGCGGGCCCACTACCGTAGTGCCCTGAACTACAGCGACGCGCATTTGGATGATGCCCGCCAGGCACTCAAGCGCCTGTATACCGCACTGACCGTCGCTGCACCGTTGGACATGGCCATTGATTGGGCCAACCCCTTCGCAGCCCGTTTCAAGGCTGCGATGGACGAGGATTTTGGGACCCCTGAAGCCATTGCTGTGCTTTTCGATTTGGCGGGCGAGGTCAACCGCACACGCTCGGTGGAGAGTGCTTCGCTCCTCAAGGCGTTGGGCGGCTGCATCGGCCTGCTGCAAGCGGACGCCAAAGCGTACTTGCAATCCGGAGCAGGGCTGGACGAGGCGACCATTGCGCAGCGAATCGCGGAGCGCGCCGCTGCGAAAGCCGCGAAGGACTTTGCGTTGGCAGACACGATCCGCAAGGAGCTGCTCGCCCAGGGCATTGTGCTGAAGGACTCCGCCGCAGGGACGACTTGGGAGGCGGCAGCGTAA